ACAATACAAACCTACCATACAATATGAGTCTAATGCAGTGGTTCTCCAACATCTGGCAGAAAATGTTAGAGAGCCACATGTTCGTTAGTTGAAACTTGTGAACAGTGTAGCAGCACATTCAAGTATAACATCAGGAGAGAACCTGGTGACGAGAGCAGCAAACATGACACTTGGATCATCACAGATTGTGTCAAACTATGAAATATACAAGCATTTCAGCCTCtatatatgaacacattacATTTGATGTGGAATTATTCAGATTAGATATGTTAATAATGGGGTACGTCAAGAGCTACGTGACCTATTAAAATAGCAAAGGGCTACAGATTCAGCTGCATGTCAGTCACAGTTTTAACAGTCGTATATTTTTGGCTACATTCTAGCAGTTAGTAGATTCTGGAGTGTTAGGAACAGCAGATATTTAGTCATCAAAAGGTAAACcaacttaaataaaataaattacacactatacaaaataagacatttccAAACAGTCTAACTCTGCCACTGCACGCAGCAAACCAACCTTTATAGGGAGGGCAGACGCGCTGCATTTAAGAGTGAGTCTGCACTCACGTCTTTGTCAAAGGAAATTGCAACTGTGGGGAAACTAGAGGTCATTTTAGCACTTACTGTGGAAATACCAACGTCTGGGAAAAGCCGTCTACCGGGCTTTGTTTGAAAGCAGCTTAGCTGTGATTTTAGTTGAGCAGTGTATTCATAACCTCTAGTTCTCACAGAGAATATTCCGCATGACCGAATATTTCATTTGGATGAAGTAAAAGACAAAGCTGGCAGTTAGTGTTGAGTGAGTTCATTCGTAGATGTAGCtgggctgaaaaaaaagggggaactAGATCTCCTCTGTTCCTTCCCTCTCGGTGTGTAAGATGTGGAGGGTCTGCGCTGCATGGTCGGCCCAGTGGATCAGCTCCAGCAGCACGCGATAGGTCCACATTTTGAGCCCAAAAGCTCCGCCGGCACCATCGGTCTCCTACACGGAAGAGAGCATGTGAACATCAAACGTCTCTAAAGGGCTCGAGATGGCTACTGCTTTTACCAATATCGGTTATTGATCAATACTCATAATTTAGTTAGCTGTGTGTGGGCTGCAGAGAGCTGAGTTAGCCAAAAATGCATCATAGACAGCACTGGTGGACTCACTATTGCCCTGTAAGGTGCCCTTACAATGGTCTAAACTTGACGGGTTTTTTTGGGTGCCCTTCCAATGGAAAAGGGTGCCGTTATGAAGATCCCTCTATGTCGACCCTACATGACGGTGCCCCAAAGAGGATGGCCTttccagcagaaaaaaatgggatGCAGTGCTTTGTGCGGTACTCATACAGGTGAGGACACGAGCCCAATTCGGTGCTACCCTGATGGAAAGTGCCCCTCCAGTTgataaaatgtgatgtggtgCCAGATAGGTGCACTTACAATGGGATAAAATGAAGGTTCCTTACAGGTGCCTTTCTGATGAAAAACTCATGAAGTGCCCTCTTAGATGCCCTACCAAGTGAGAagtgtaatggaaaaataagaaaaggcCATGCCTCTATGCACTCCCTGTTAgtgttcctgttctgttcttcaaaTGTAATAGTATTTCTGAGTTATGAGACAGTGTTCTGCTGGCTACAGTTGTGTGTATTTACTTGTCAGACTTACAGTATGTGCTCATGCCCTTCTTGTATACCGAATGCTTTTTGATTAGATATGTTGCAGTATGGTCGTTAATTTCTATTCTTGATAATCGTTACCTAACAATCCTGTTGATGCAAGGATCACAGGCAAACATTCTCCTGTGATGTAATATACACACGCCTGTGATCTAGCACACACCTAAGGTACAACTTCCTTTGGGGGAagctcaccacacacacacacacggggcccTATGTCGTGCAGGAGGTGCCCCTTTATTTTTCGCCCCTGCCCCTCAAACAGCCTGAGTCCGCCACTGATAGACAGTGTTGATGAGATAAatgtgaaagacattttttatgtaatttggCGTGTTGGTGACAGAATCCAGGGATTAGTCAATCATCGGCTTTGAGTGGGGTTCCTTTGTGCCAAAATACTTTTGTGTCAGATCTGATCTAGTTTAGTGAAATtcttaattataataataatacaataacaaATGCAACTTGAACATGTCggtgataaaaaatatttcatgttgaaaatgaaagttacatacaaatagatttttttttcagttaggCTAACGCACAAAAAGGCTGTTGAGAGGCTGTTCACATTTGTAACATTTACTGTAAAGTAGCCTGTTTTACCAGGATAAATTTAAGCCTTGTAGCATTTCTTTCAACCCTTTCTTCTGCTTTCTTGTTTTGAAACTATTTGAGGGTTTTCTCAAAAAGATATTATTTGAAAGTATACAGAACTATAGTTAATGCTGCAACTGgtgttgttttgtgattttcagtGTGTAAGCGGAAGATGAAATGTCATGTTTATACTGATGTCTGACAAATAATGTAATCccacgagaggacggcgggCTCCCTAACTGTACGTCACCTCGTCACATCGGTGGTCAGGGGTGACCTCCAGGGTCCCGCTCTCGGTCTGCAACAGATCTTTGGTGCTGTGGAGCAAGTACTCCAGTCGGGCCTGGACGCTCTTCCTCATGGCCTCGTAGTCGCCCTCCAGCTcaccccactcctcctcctccttgtgaATGACACAGTGGAGCAGCCCCAAGCACTGCCGCAGAGCTGAGTGCAGCCACTGCACCTTCTCCTCTGTGCTGGGCTCCTCCGAGTCTGGGGACAAGGACACAATGCGCCCACTGTCCGGGGTGTGGTCCAACAggaaggtctctctctctttctggaCAGGATGAAGTAAAACGACATGTTTATGAGAGGACTGCAAAGGCAAAGGAGATGTGAGATGCTGCCGGCCTTGCACTTGTAGCTTTATTCTTTATCATAGatccataaagaaaaaaaggaaataatgtaaTAGTAAGTATTTGAGCTAATCAATCAAAAGGTGCtttcaaagggggggggggggggggggggggggggggggggggggggcactgcaGCATGACAgctagaagaaaaaataaatcatatgcaCTCTATCCATTAGGAACGGGGGAGACTTTTTAGCATGATTACACTCTGCACCAGAGCATCCctttcactgacacacacacacacacacacacacacacacacacggatccaTGTTACACAGACGCATGGTTCAAACGCGCCAGGTAGCCAGAGTaacgggacgggacgggacgggacgggctGGAGCGCGTGACACAGCGGTTGCGCACGCGGAGAACTCACGTATAGCTGCAGCAGCCGGGTGCACTCGAGGTGCAGGAGCCGGGCAAGCGCCGCCGCTCTCCCGGTCCGCGTCCGGCCGGCCGCCGGCGCGTCCAGCTCGGTCGTCGTTGTcgtcggctgctgctgctgctcatcatcctcctcctcttcctgctgctgctgctgctgctctgccattTGCCCCCCGGCGCCGTGTGTGTCGGTGGGTTAGCAGCGGGCGGGACGAAGATCGCAGAGAAGGGGGAAAGAACTCCACCCCCCGCCGACCCCCCGACGACCCCCAGCGGCGTGAATGTCGaatggtattattattattccttttcttttcgcTGTTGTCGATGTTCCAGCAATTTTGAAGTTGGGCCGGAggtccccgtcccgtcccggtcccgtcccgtcccgtccagTCCCCGCGAGCCAGTGCGTCGCTGCGGCGTGTTTGTGTCGGCGTGTGGCGCTCATGCGGGCCAGCACGCAGCCAGTGGGGATTTAATTGGTTCCGTCAGCCACAGGGGCGTTTTTAGGGGGACGCACagaagagccccccccccccaaaaaaaaaaacccgtcaCCGTGCGGCCCACCCATCCTtcagcaaataataaaaactcttgtttttgttggtgtttttttttatggaaaccACATGGGGTGCAGAGCATACCACacataattatatatttgaacagtaaaaaaaaaagggagcaatAATTTGACAGCTGTACACACGATGGGGACAAACGCTCGGGGTACTCATGTTTTGCATTggttgattcattcatttactttaccagtaaaaaacaacaacaacaacaacattaccaGATTCTTAATTGATAACAGTCTCTGATTATAAGAGGCGTTCAGGAAGTGTGTTATTTGGTATCCATATCCATAATGTCATATCTAAGCAAAATGTAACTAAAATCGGACAAATTCTATATTATTGTCAAGACACCAAATTGAAAAAACTACATACCCTTTTATTACCCCCTTCACTCAATCTTCTCGTCACACAACGACAAAGCTATGATcgactcatttttttttgttttacttaatcttattcgatttttttttaatgttttctcatAAAAGACACTCTCCTGGATTTTTTTGTAAGTAAAGTTAGATAGCAACTCGTTTAAAGGGTTTGTCCAAATAAAATACTCCCACCCAAAGACTTCAgaacatgatttatttatcataGTTATTCTGAAACATTTTTGGGATAAATTAGGTTCACGAGAACTCAGTAGTAGTGGCAGTGTACAAGAGGTATATTTTATAATCAACctatttttcaaagaaaatcgttgagggaatttttttttttttctcatcccatCAAACTATTCCACTGTGTTTCTTGGATCATAAAACTGTTGCCAGTgactgtaaaacataaaaacaatgcaAGGATTGGTGAAAACCAACTAAATTATGCAACAAAAGTGAAGTAGAGTTTGGATGGGAAATGTGACACCACTCAGGCTCAGGGCGTGAATAAACAAGTACAAATGAGTATGTAGATCTTTCTTTACGAGGCATGTAGACGCTTTTGGCAGGAAAAGCaccagtgtaaaaataaaatgaataatggcAGAATTCCATTTAACTGCTTCAGCTCATTGTCGAGGATCACCGGCACACGTCTTATATTGTAAACGTATAAAGATGATCTTGGAGCGAGAACctaattttttttggagttgttGCTCACAGCTAATTTCTGTAAGTTTTAACTACTGGGAGTTAACCCAATTATGTCGAGGACACTCACCAACTCGCCGTACAAATAGATGCATATAAACCGAACAGGATTactatgagaaaataaatgacattttgaacTTTCTTGTACATTATTATGGTCTTTCAGTCTAAAAAAAGGGtttcacatacatatatacagggtgacaaacaaaaagatctAAAATATTATTTGATAAAAGAAGAGTATGTTATCtacattttaaatcatactCCCTGACGTGAAGTAGCTCTGTCTGTGTACTACTATTATACTCCATGGagataaaatgttatttcaaatatttatgtcagcttatttacttttgaaatgccttcagtctttttttcccttccgaAGTTCCTCATTCTTTAGCCGTCTATCTACATTAAATTATCTCCTTGAATCTCGGCACACTGTAACaaaatctgtctctctccctcccgctccCAAACGATCCCCTcatcttccttcctcctctccctgctgctctccCAAATCATTTCCCCGACGTCCTGATGAACCTCGCCCACTATCACCTTTTCCCACAGCTCGCCCTCCGCGGGCATCTGGGCAACTTCGTCAGCCTCCCTGCCCCACTGCACGGCCTGCTGGGAGGCCAAAGTGGTGACAGAGCTCAGGGTGAGGAGGGTGCCCTGCGAGTCCGCACTGGTCATGGATGTGACAGTGCCGGCGGGAAGGGTGGGGAGTTGGATGAGCTGGGTGAGCTGGGTGTGGCCGGCGCAGGAGAGGTGAGCAGGAGAAGCAGTGGTGAGGTGCAATAAGGTAGGGGCTTGCTGCTGGTGTCCTACCTGCACCACATGGTGCGTTGGTAGTTGGAGGAACTGGCCTTGAGCTACGTCTATCTGAGTCTGTGGCGCAAGTGGGAGCACCACCTGTTGCAGCGGAGTGAGCATACCACCCACCGCTTCCTGGCTCTCCTGGCTGACAGACGGCTGGTCAGGCTGGGTGAGCACTGGGACGTCTTCTGGGGTGGGACTGATCATGACTGGGCCCCCGTTAGCTGCTATGGCTTCAGCTATGAGCACCTCGGGGTGGCTCTTGGCCTTGTGAGCAACAACAGagtcctttttttcaaactttttgcCACAAATGGAGCAAGAGAACTGGTAGGACGCTTCTGCATCATGCTTCTTCATATGCCAGTTTAAGGAGGCCTTCTGACGGCAGGTGAAGCCACAGATCTCACACCTGCCACAAGTTGGAGACAGGGAACAGGTTATAGGGCGAATGGATTTGAAGCTCAAGTCTCATCTATATTGGTTAACAATGATGCAAACAATACTGTGAATATTTATAGTTAACAGAGACATAATTAAAGACATTCTGTGTATTATATATGGTTTATTAAGTCATTGTTGTTGCAAACTGTTGTTCCCACTCACTGTATTGGCTTCTCTCCTGTGTGAATCATCCTGTGTACGGCAAGATTATGGGAGCTCTTGAAGGCGCGAGCACAATACTCACATATGTAGTCCCTTTGATCTGAAAGACAAATGACTAGCAGAAGttaacaaacaacacaacaataaaaacttcCTTTCCTCATTTTATCTCGGCTTGGAATGTACAACTAAGGATTTCAAGCAACTCAGAAATGGAGTCAGTATTGCCAAACATAATGTATAGTGCAATGTGTACATAAACAATGTGTACATGAATAATCGGTGCCTGAACATCACCTGTGTGGTGTTTAGCGTGGCGCAATAGCTGCTTCTGCAGACGAAACAAACGGCCACATGAAGGGTGATCACACAC
This region of Scophthalmus maximus strain ysfricsl-2021 chromosome 12, ASM2237912v1, whole genome shotgun sequence genomic DNA includes:
- the LOC118289170 gene encoding uncharacterized protein LOC118289170; this encodes MAEQQQQQQEEEEDDEQQQQPTTTTTELDAPAAGRTRTGRAAALARLLHLECTRLLQLYKERETFLLDHTPDSGRIVSLSPDSEEPSTEEKVQWLHSALRQCLGLLHCVIHKEEEEWGELEGDYEAMRKSVQARLEYLLHSTKDLLQTESGTLEVTPDHRCDEETDGAGGAFGLKMWTYRVLLELIHWADHAAQTLHILHTEREGTEEI
- the LOC118289121 gene encoding E3 ubiquitin-protein ligase ZFP91 isoform X2, giving the protein MRTAIKKSSAVKASKHTHGPKPSKPGKGKGRPRTHASHTTPASACKPEAEMEASSCGEETGAVKGSDDDIADQDAALSDDPPFRDDPDDLIYQPGTKMEKSRRCTTLQRKEVKEEEPEAEEEEENGIKKEESTEIDAQMEDGVGDNIEPTRKRGRQQKDGKAPRQPKRRKKPPVQYVRCEMEGCGTVLAHPRYLQHHIKYQHMLKKKYVCDHPSCGRLFRLQKQLLRHAKHHTDQRDYICEYCARAFKSSHNLAVHRMIHTGEKPIQCEICGFTCRQKASLNWHMKKHDAEASYQFSCSICGKKFEKKDSVVAHKAKSHPEVLIAEAIAANGGPVMISPTPEDVPVLTQPDQPSVSQESQEAVGGMLTPLQQVVLPLAPQTQIDVAQGQFLQLPTHHVVQVGHQQQAPTLLHLTTASPAHLSCAGHTQLTQLIQLPTLPAGTVTSMTSADSQGTLLTLSSVTTLASQQAVQWGREADEVAQMPAEGELWEKVIVGEVHQDVGEMIWESSRERRKEDEGIVWEREGERQILLQCAEIQGDNLM
- the LOC118289121 gene encoding E3 ubiquitin-protein ligase ZFP91 isoform X1, with translation MDSENEVSGARPLVETAGDSAEAANPSTASGGSAGGSRGRKGRATTAATSPDSRRRAGGSVRVLRARGAAAGAASESQNAGAAKRAPSALRGRGRPAGARSKSSPAPQTAIKKSSAVKASKHTHGPKPSKPGKGKGRPRTHASHTTPASACKPEAEMEASSCGEETGAVKGSDDDIADQDAALSDDPPFRDDPDDLIYQPGTKMEKSRRCTTLQRKEVKEEEPEAEEEEENGIKKEESTEIDAQMEDGVGDNIEPTRKRGRQQKDGKAPRQPKRRKKPPVQYVRCEMEGCGTVLAHPRYLQHHIKYQHMLKKKYVCDHPSCGRLFRLQKQLLRHAKHHTDQRDYICEYCARAFKSSHNLAVHRMIHTGEKPIQCEICGFTCRQKASLNWHMKKHDAEASYQFSCSICGKKFEKKDSVVAHKAKSHPEVLIAEAIAANGGPVMISPTPEDVPVLTQPDQPSVSQESQEAVGGMLTPLQQVVLPLAPQTQIDVAQGQFLQLPTHHVVQVGHQQQAPTLLHLTTASPAHLSCAGHTQLTQLIQLPTLPAGTVTSMTSADSQGTLLTLSSVTTLASQQAVQWGREADEVAQMPAEGELWEKVIVGEVHQDVGEMIWESSRERRKEDEGIVWEREGERQILLQCAEIQGDNLM